DNA from Symphalangus syndactylus isolate Jambi chromosome 22, NHGRI_mSymSyn1-v2.1_pri, whole genome shotgun sequence:
gaggcgggggcgggggcggcttCGGCGCGGCGGGCAGAGTCCAGCGGGGAGTGGTGGGGGAAGGGCGAGCCGCCTGGGGAGGGGGCCGGGCTGCGAACCTGGTGATCCAGATTCCAGCCCGCTGTCGCCAGCTGTGGGACCGAAGGGCACCTGTTTCACCTTTCTGACCCTAGTATCTGTATCTGTAAAGTGCCAGTGATAACACCTGGCTCACCGAGATGCTGGGGGAATTCAGGAAAATCATGCAAAAGTGCCTGGTACAGAGCCTGGCACGCAGAGGGCTCTTGGTCAAGTGGGTTGGAGCTGCGTGAGCCCAGAAGGGGATAGAGGCAGCGTGGAGGAAGGCGGCAGCGGGCCCGGTCGCTGGGAATGAAAGGCCTCAGTGTCTGGAGCTTCCTCCCCATTCTACCCGCAGAGTTTGTTCTGGGTGGAGGTGCGCACCTGGCCAAGTCCACGTCTACACGGCCCACCCAGAGTGGCCTAAGTTGGGCGGGATTCCAAACTCCCAGCCAGGAGTGACCGGGCTGGCCCTGGTATGGGCAGAGGCTGAGcgggggttggggtggggcccCCTCCAGGACCAACCACGGTGTGGTTGCCCCTGAGCTGGCCTCAGCCTGCCTGGCAAAGGACCTCACCCTTGAGGCCATGTGATCTATTTCCTGCTTCCTCCCAGCTGACCCTTGAGGGAAAGGGGGTGGGGGCCGCCTAGAGCAGGAGGTATTAGTCACTGCGCCCAGGAGCCAGTTTACACCTAGCGAGGGCGGAGGCATTGGACAAGCCTGGGTCTCAGCAGACAGAACCCCTTCCTGGGACCCTGGAGTCCCAATCGTGCTGCCATTTTCCTTCTGCCCAGGACTCTTCAGTCCTCAGTTACCTTGGAGGAAGAAGTGTGGATCCTCAGATTCCATCTTTTCCAACTCCAAGGCAAGTGGAACTAGAAAATAAGGTGCCTATGTGTCAGTCTCCCCAACTCTGCTGTGGTGGGCCCTTAAGGTCACCTCACTGAACCCTCACGCTGCCTCTTGAAGTTTATATAATTATTAGCTCCGTTTTACAGAGatagaaactgaggccaagaagcTAATTAATTTCCAAAGCCTAAGGCCAGAAAGTGATGGTATCCAGACTTGCCCCAGGGCTGACTTCTGAGCCAGCCTGGTACCTAGGGCACACTGCCGCCTCCTTCCAAAGTGAGCTTAGGGGGCAGGATTCCAGTGGGAAGGAAGGTCTGAGCAGGCAGCCTCAGCCACCTCTGAGACTCTGTATCctgggccaggtgccatggcagAGAAGGTGCTGGTAACAGGTGGGGCTGGCTACATTGGCAGCCACACGGTGCTGGAGCTGCTGGAGGCCGGCTACTTGCCCGTGGTCATCGACAACTTCCATAATGCCTTCCGTGGTGAGCGGggcagtggggctggggctgcttGAGGGGATGGCAGAAGAAAACCCTGGGTTCCACCTCCACCACCGGGCGGGGAATGTGTGTCTGGCTAGTCCCTGGGAACACAGCACCCCATGTCATGATGATGTGGCCTACATGTACCCTACCAGGAGAGGGGTCCCTGCCTGAGAGCCTGCGGCGGGTCCAGGAGCTGACAGGCCGCTCTGTGGAGTTTGAGGAGATGGACATTTTGGACCAGGGAGCCCTACAGCGTCTCTTCAAAAAGGTGggtgcaggctgggcgtggtggctcacgcctgtaattccagcactttggaagcccaaggtgaggagatcacttgagcccaggtgttcaagaccagcctgctcaacacggtgaaaccccatctctacagaaaaatgcaaaaattagctgggcgtggtagcccatacctgtggtcccagctactcgggaggctggcatgggaggatgtcttgagcctgggaggtggaggttgcggtgagctgagatggcaccactgcactccagcctggacaacagcgagactgtcaaaaaaaaaaaaaaaaaaaaaaaaaaaaaaaaaaaaaaaggtgggtgcaggcaggcaggctgggggCATTGCCAAGGACTAAGACCAATAGAGCAACCTCTGGCCATGTCCCCCCTGCAGCACAGCTTTATGGCGGTCATCCACTTTGCGGGGCTCAAGGCCGTGGGCGAGTCGGTGCAGAAGCCTCTGGATTATTACAGAGTTAACCTGACCGGGACCATCCAGCTTCTGGAGGTGAGAGGcatggggcagggcacagacactAGGAGGGTACCCAGCTGGGCCCCAGCCTGGCAGGCAGTGCTAAACACAGAGCCCAAGCTGTATCATCCTGGACTCATGTCTTTACCTCCCagtctcagtctccccatctgtaaatGAGAGTGCTCATCACCTCAGCCCCATTCTCCTGTGGAGGAGTAACAGGGTGGGAGTAATGTGTGAGGCAGAGGCCACTGATGCCACCTCTCCATGGCCAGATCATGAAGTCCCACGGGGTGAAGAACCTGGTGTTCAGCAGCTCAGCCACTGTGTACGGGAACCCCCAGTACCTGCCCCTGGACGAGGCCCACCCCACGGGTGGTTGTACTAACCCTTATGGCAAGTCCAAGTTCTTCATCGAGGAAATGATCCGGGACCTGTGCCAGGCAGACAAGGTGAGGGCCCCCTTGACAGTGCCCTGGCTCCACTGATTGATGGACTCCTCAGGGCCCACCCTGAGCCCAAGGGTGGGATTCTGAACAGCCCCACTAAGGAGGAAGCTAAGGCTCAGGCAGTTGCAGTGGAGGGCCCCATCCCCTGCTTGTTTCTAAAGATAATAGgcaactggccgggcgcagtggctcatgcctgtaatctcagcactttgggcggcccaggtgggcagatcacctgaggtcgggagttcgagaccagcctggacaacatggtaaaacccccatctctactaaaaatacaaacattagccgggcatggcggtgtgtgcctgtggtccc
Protein-coding regions in this window:
- the GALE gene encoding UDP-glucose 4-epimerase isoform X1, whose translation is MAEKVLVTGGAGYIGSHTVLELLEAGYLPVVIDNFHNAFRGEGSLPESLRRVQELTGRSVEFEEMDILDQGALQRLFKKHSFMAVIHFAGLKAVGESVQKPLDYYRVNLTGTIQLLEIMKSHGVKNLVFSSSATVYGNPQYLPLDEAHPTGGCTNPYGKSKFFIEEMIRDLCQADKTWNAVLLRYFNPTGAHASGCIGEDPQGIPNNLMPYVSQVAIGRREALNVFGNDYDTEDGTGVRDYIHVVDLAKGHIAALRKLKEQCGCRIYNLGTGTGYSVLQMVQAMEKASGKKIPYKVVARREGDVAACYANPSLAHEELGWTAALGLDRMCEDLWRWQKQNPSGFGAQA
- the GALE gene encoding UDP-glucose 4-epimerase isoform X2; this encodes MAEKVLVTGGAGYIGSHTVLELLEAGYLPVVIDNFHNAFRGEGSLPESLRRVQELTGRSVEFEEMDILDQGALQRLFKKHSFMAVIHFAGLKAVGESVQKPLDYYRVNLTGTIQLLEIMKSHGVKNLVFSSSATVYGNPQYLPLDEAHPTGGCTNPYGKSKFFIEEMIRDLCQADKTWNAVLLRYFNPTGAHASGCIGEDPQGIPNNLMPYVSQVAIGRREALNVFGNDYDTEDGTGVRDYIHVVDLAKGHIAALRKLKEQCGCRIPYKVVARREGDVAACYANPSLAHEELGWTAALGLDRMCEDLWRWQKQNPSGFGAQA